A single uncultured Acetobacterium sp. DNA region contains:
- the trxB gene encoding thioredoxin-disulfide reductase, whose product MYDTIIVGAGPAGLAAGIYAARGALKVLIIEKGGIGGQIATSWEIENYPGAPPNSNGPGLTERMRQQCEEFGVEFATKAYRSSQKTENGFIVETDAGSLETQTIIMATGAEPKLIGCKGEKELRGMGVSYCATCDANFFKGLKVAVIGGGDTALEEALYLTKFAKEIIIIHRRDELRGAKILQHRIQENEKISMMLSSVIEEIKGNGLVEAITVKNVVTGELAEVPIDGVFVFVGQKPNSEAFVGHLERDARDYLITDDEMRTNVPGIFAAGDVRRKSLRQVVTATADGAIAAVNVIKFIEELK is encoded by the coding sequence ATGTATGATACAATTATAGTTGGTGCCGGGCCCGCCGGTTTGGCTGCTGGGATCTATGCTGCCCGGGGGGCACTTAAAGTGCTTATTATTGAAAAAGGTGGTATTGGTGGGCAGATTGCCACCAGCTGGGAGATTGAAAATTATCCGGGTGCGCCTCCAAACAGCAACGGACCAGGTCTGACCGAACGGATGCGGCAGCAATGTGAAGAGTTTGGGGTAGAGTTTGCCACCAAAGCCTATCGATCCTCGCAAAAGACTGAAAACGGTTTTATTGTCGAAACGGATGCTGGTAGTTTGGAAACCCAGACCATTATTATGGCAACTGGTGCTGAACCCAAATTGATTGGTTGCAAGGGCGAAAAAGAATTACGTGGTATGGGTGTCTCTTACTGTGCTACCTGCGACGCCAACTTTTTCAAAGGACTTAAGGTCGCCGTCATCGGCGGTGGCGATACGGCCTTGGAAGAAGCTCTGTACTTAACGAAATTCGCTAAAGAAATTATTATTATCCACCGCCGGGATGAATTGCGGGGTGCTAAGATTCTGCAGCATCGCATCCAGGAAAATGAAAAAATCTCGATGATGTTAAGCTCGGTGATTGAAGAAATCAAGGGAAATGGGTTGGTCGAAGCGATTACGGTCAAAAATGTGGTAACTGGTGAGCTTGCAGAAGTGCCCATTGATGGCGTTTTCGTTTTTGTCGGACAAAAACCGAATTCAGAAGCCTTTGTGGGTCATTTGGAGCGGGACGCCAGAGATTATCTGATCACCGATGATGAAATGCGCACGAATGTGCCGGGAATTTTTGCAGCCGGTGATGTCAGACGAAAATCATTAAGGCAGGTTGTCACAGCAACAGCCGATGGGGCAATTGCGGCGGTTAATGTCATTAAATTCATTGAAGAACTTAAGTAG